A DNA window from Archocentrus centrarchus isolate MPI-CPG fArcCen1 chromosome 15, fArcCen1, whole genome shotgun sequence contains the following coding sequences:
- the oprm1 gene encoding mu-type opioid receptor isoform X1, translating to MKTLFIKQQGKCRPYIHTRYTKMKTATNIYIFNLALADALVTSTLPFQSVNYLMGTWPFGDILCKMVMSIDYYNMFTSIFTLTTMSIDRYVAVCHPVKALDFRTPRNAKIVNVCNWILSSAIGLPVMFMASTAVTSPGMVDCKLNFPHPSWYWDTLLKICVFIFAFIMPVLIITVCYGLMILRLKSVRMLSGSQEKDRNLRRITRMVLVVVAVFIVCWTPIHIFVIISALITIPNSTLQTITWHFCIALGYTNSSLNPVLYGYLDENFKRCFREFCTPSPSVLEMQNSSRTGASSRKLPQREHISANTGERSNQQVV from the exons ATGAAGACACTATTCATCAAACAGCAGGGAAAATGCAgaccatatatacacaccag GTACACTAAAATGAAGACAGCCACCAACATCTACATCTTCAACCTTGCTCTGGCTGATGCCTTGGTGACCAGCACGCTACCGTTCCAGAGTGTTAACTACCTAATGGGGACCTGGCCTTTTGGGGACATCCTGTGCAAGATGGTGATGTCCATCGACTACTACAACATGTTCACTTCTATCTTCACACTCACCACCATGAGCATTGACCGCTACGTCGCTGTGTGCCACCCCGTCAAAGCACTGGACTTCAGGACTCCACGCAATGCCAAGATTGTCAATGTCTGCAACTGGATTCTTTCTTCGGCAATTGGGTTGCCTGTCATGTTCATGGCCTCTACTGCTGTCACTT CCCCAGGCATGGTTGACTGCAAGCTGAATTTCCCCCATCCCTCCTGGTACTGGGACACCCtgctcaaaatctgtgtgttcATCTTTGCCTTCATCATGCCCGTCCTCATCATCACTGTCTGCTATGGCCTCATGATCCTGCGGCTCAAGAGTGTGCGAATGCTGTCAGGGTCCCAG GAGAAGGACAGGAATCTGCGTCGAATCACTCGCATGGTCCTTGTCGTGGTTGCTGTCTTCATTGTCTGCTGGACTCCTATCCACATCTTTGTCATCATCTCAGCTCTGATCACAATCCCCAACTCAACATTGCAGACTATCACTTGGCATTTCTGCATCGCCCTGGGCTACACCAACAG TAGTCTAAACCCAGTCCTTTATGGCTACCTGGACGAGAACTTCAAGCGATGTTTCCGTGAGTTCTGTACACCGAGTCCTTCGGTGTTGGAGATGCAGAATTCTTCCAGGACTGGCGCCAGTAGCCGCAAGCTCCCACAGCGCGAACACATCAGCGCAAACACAGGAGAAAGGTCCAATCAACAGGTC GTATGA
- the oprm1 gene encoding mu-type opioid receptor isoform X2: MKTLFIKQQGKCRPYIHTRYTKMKTATNIYIFNLALADALVTSTLPFQSVNYLMGTWPFGDILCKMVMSIDYYNMFTSIFTLTTMSIDRYVAVCHPVKALDFRTPRNAKIVNVCNWILSSAIGLPVMFMASTAVTSPGMVDCKLNFPHPSWYWDTLLKICVFIFAFIMPVLIITVCYGLMILRLKSVRMLSGSQEKDRNLRRITRMVLVVVAVFIVCWTPIHIFVIISALITIPNSTLQTITWHFCIALGYTNSSLNPVLYGYLDENFKRCFREFCTPSPSVLEMQNSSRTGASSRKLPQREHISANTGERSNQQV; the protein is encoded by the exons ATGAAGACACTATTCATCAAACAGCAGGGAAAATGCAgaccatatatacacaccag GTACACTAAAATGAAGACAGCCACCAACATCTACATCTTCAACCTTGCTCTGGCTGATGCCTTGGTGACCAGCACGCTACCGTTCCAGAGTGTTAACTACCTAATGGGGACCTGGCCTTTTGGGGACATCCTGTGCAAGATGGTGATGTCCATCGACTACTACAACATGTTCACTTCTATCTTCACACTCACCACCATGAGCATTGACCGCTACGTCGCTGTGTGCCACCCCGTCAAAGCACTGGACTTCAGGACTCCACGCAATGCCAAGATTGTCAATGTCTGCAACTGGATTCTTTCTTCGGCAATTGGGTTGCCTGTCATGTTCATGGCCTCTACTGCTGTCACTT CCCCAGGCATGGTTGACTGCAAGCTGAATTTCCCCCATCCCTCCTGGTACTGGGACACCCtgctcaaaatctgtgtgttcATCTTTGCCTTCATCATGCCCGTCCTCATCATCACTGTCTGCTATGGCCTCATGATCCTGCGGCTCAAGAGTGTGCGAATGCTGTCAGGGTCCCAG GAGAAGGACAGGAATCTGCGTCGAATCACTCGCATGGTCCTTGTCGTGGTTGCTGTCTTCATTGTCTGCTGGACTCCTATCCACATCTTTGTCATCATCTCAGCTCTGATCACAATCCCCAACTCAACATTGCAGACTATCACTTGGCATTTCTGCATCGCCCTGGGCTACACCAACAG TAGTCTAAACCCAGTCCTTTATGGCTACCTGGACGAGAACTTCAAGCGATGTTTCCGTGAGTTCTGTACACCGAGTCCTTCGGTGTTGGAGATGCAGAATTCTTCCAGGACTGGCGCCAGTAGCCGCAAGCTCCCACAGCGCGAACACATCAGCGCAAACACAGGAGAAAGGTCCAATCAACAG GTATGA